The segment CTGAATGTTTCACAGTGCTAGAGTATTGGAGATACTTACTCAttagtgaggccctgagttcaattctatGAATtgacaaaaaggaaagggaaaaaacagaaatataaatttatttaaagttaGTATTATAGTAAAAACAGACAAATCCCAAACTTACATTAATATATGGTTTTGGGATGCTTGAAAATGTGATTATAAGTAGCTGAGAGTATTATATCAAGGATATCAAAATGCATGAGTTAATAGGATGGAAACAGACAATAAATATgcagaaggaaataaaagcatAACGAGCAATCAGTTCTTTGTAGGAAACATATGATTACTTATATGCTGATTAATAGATTTTCACCTTAACACaaaaaaaacttttagttttTCAGCACTAGAAAAATTCCAAAGATAAGACTGtactgatttggggctggagctatagcacagcgggtagggagggcatttgccttgtacacgactaaccagggttcaagtcccagtaccccatatggtcccctgagcactgctaggagtaattcctgagtgcagagccaggagtaactcctgtgcatcacagggtttgacccaaagaaaaaaaaaagaaaaacaacaaaaagactacTGATTTGAGCTAAAGGAAATATAATTTCCCTGCATCTGTTATATATTCCAAATAATTATACTCATAAAGCATTCAAGCCTGAACTGCATAAGGACAGCGTCTCCCAGAACTAAGAAAGAATAGCACATATCAAATTTAATATTTCTGGAAATCAATTCACCctaattttgtgtttgtgtgtgtgtgtgtgtgtgtgtgtgtgtttgcatctgTGTTCCAAGGAAGTCAGAGAACAAGAGTTCAAATTAAACTAAAGCATTTTTTATAGCtactggtaaaaaaaaatcttcaaagatAATGCTTCTTGAAATCATAACGACACATTTACTTACTTAGGCATTCTTGTAGCCCCCAGGAACTTCCTCCATTTCTACATACTTAGGAGCGTGTTGCCTAATTTTCTAGatgaaaaccaacaaaaataatttgactttTATACATAGAAATATTACTCATGAACCATAAACTGTTATGCATGACCAGTAATTCATATGAcaatatatgagaaaatatactaaaaataaacTCATTGTCTTAAGAGAGGCCCAATTTGGAAGGGTGACATTGATTCGTTCCAAAAGTTTTTGCCTCTGTATTCCTGAACTTGCAGAGAACACTAATAGTAAATAAGTTTTTGAATCCATGGTTTCTAATACTTGTGATAAAAGAGTGTAAATATGGTCTCTTGAGAAAATTAGAGGTTATGAATAAAGATGTAAGTTTGCACTCTTTGAGCTCAAGGGAAGTAAAAAGTATTTAAATCTTCCAAAATGtagttaattaaattttattaattggaTACATTGACCAAAATTCACTTAAATTGTAAAGATCACATTTAAagtttttacatttaaatgttagaaaataaatgtatcgCGGCCAGCACAACACAGTGATGGTTTGGATGCATGCTTTTAGCGCCCTTAGCAGCCGCCGTCCATTGGTCATTCTCTTCTTGGGTGAAATTTCGAAATGCCTCTAGCTATCTACTTTCAATATTAATCCCAACTACTTAGTGTTTGATTAAATCAGTGTTTTGCAAAGTGGACAAGAACAACCACTGGGGAGTTGGGACTTGGAGGCGTGTATTAAATCGAGAGGCCACTGGTGGCTTTGATTGCCACTGGGAGCAAGCTCTGTTTAGTCACCTTtagatttccaggagtgatttgttTCTGAAAAGGGGTACTCagtcttgcttgcttttttgtttctgaCAAATGATGGGCAAACTGAGTAGGTTCGGGAGCTCCCTTTTAGGTGGATGCCAACGATTTTTAAATATAACCAATGCTACACCATTCACTTAGGAAAATTAAcactatttttgttatttatactttatatccatttttaatattttgaccaTTCACATATCCGTTGTaggatttttcttaaatttcctttCTGTCAGAATTCCTCCCACCTTCTCCTTAAGTAGAAGAAATCAGAAACCGGAAGTGATTGGATATTAGAAGAAGCCTAACCGATCTCATCAGATTCTGACAAAGTTTACCTTGAAATTCACCCGAGTATGGTCAGGAGCGTCTTCCCTCAACATAGGGACAAGAGCCGGGTGTGTAAGTAGCGAGTGGGGAAGGTTTGATCTCTGTAATGAAACCAGCCTCAGAAAAATATGAGTCAATTTCAGTCCTTCTTGGCCCCTAGAGGTTACACCAGGAAGTCGTCGGGAACAGAGCTCCTGGCCTCTGGACACTTGGAAGTCTTAATAAATTCCCTTGGGCCAAAACTTGAAATTATGTGCAGTTTTCCTACAGAGTAATTTGTTGTAGTTGATTTAATGACCATAGTAAattctgtgttttaattttgtttgtaccattgcaaaaatgtatttaaaaaacgGCTGTAATTTATACTTTGATTCAGGAATATCCAACAGTTAATTTAATCAATTCAGTTGGCTACTGTGGTAgtagtaaatcactgtgaatgTGCTAAGGTATACGCAGTATCCGTTAAAACACATCTCCAGGAAACATTGTTCCTATGGTTACTGTGAAGTGAAAGTAGATGGAAGTtaaaactggtggtgggattggtgttgaaatatcatatgCCGAAAATTcggctatcaataactttgtaaatcacagttctttaaattaaaaaagaagctttttaattaaaaaaaaaaaacgcatttGCTTGGTAAGACCCTTGTCTTGCACGTAGAGATTCACAATTCCCAGGGCTCCAGGTGGCCCCTGCACTCACCGGGAGAgaaccttgagtgcagagccaggagcaagccctgaccacTACTAGGTGTGACCTCACAACTTGTTTGAAAGAATGCATTTGCTTTCCTCtaaacatttcaaaaatgaatAGATGTTTATTGTTGGGTGAAgtctaaaattcaaattatatgtATGACCTCTATTATAGGAGTTGTATTCCTTCTATTTCTCATTTTGTTGTGTACTTATCATAGAGAACAGTGCAGTTGACAATTGCTTTGTCAAATGTTTTTCATTGCTTCATATTGTTTATTCAGTCTTTATCGTTCTACTAACTTCACTTACCATGaccccctccagttccatccacattgcagggAAATGCGTTATTTCATCTTTCTCACAACCCCATGGTGCactaatgtgtatatataccacaacttacTTATCCATTCAGGCATATTCCAGTGGCTTCCACATCCTGACTCTTGTGCCAGGGGCTCTACTGGACACAGGTTGTACATACCTTTCAGGATAAGTGTTTTTGTGTTCGAagggtagatgccaaggagtggaattgcaGGGTAAACAGGAGTTCTTCTCTACTTTCTTGGAGAAATTTAATAATGActtctatagaaaaaaatcagaagtaaaTCTCAGCAACAATGTATAaagtttcctttccctcccaCATCTCTACCAACACTCATTGCTTCTGatcttttttgatatgtgccattttcacaGCTGTGAGACACTACCttacagtttttttatttttatttccctaataatagtgacaatgaaaacattttcttgaaAAACATTCAATGAAAACATATGTCTTCTTCAGGGAAGTATCTATATAACTCTTCTCTCCATATTTTCATAGGTTATTGAATTTCTTATTCTTGGTATTAATGTATTCTCAGTTCCTATATTTAGCAAGAGTGAAGAGTTTATCTTGGACCTTTGATGTAAGAagttattttgcatattttaaaccAATCTTATAATATCAGTGACTATTCATATAAATATCAAATTCTATCCTCCAATTAGACATTCACATTGTATTATTCCTATGTGTCAATATTAATAGGCATTAGGAATTATGCCCCACAaacttttctcaaaataaaagtaGTTTATGATTTTCCCTTTCACATACCCTATTTTTCACGAAATTGTCATAGCTCagacattttatttcaattaaaagtaaaaaacagtgtttatacataccacaacttctttgcCTATTCacttgtcattggacatttgggttgttttcatacccAGTTTACTGTAATAAGTGCTACAATAATATTATTATCATAGgtcatgcatatatcttttttaaattttttaatttattttcataaagttgttcacaatcatgaattgcattcaatattttgacaccagtcccaccaccattacaccttcccaccaacattattttgaattatccCGCCACCACTCAAAACTGCcaaaaaggcagatgctagataatttatttgtattgcttgtcaagaatagcataagatgtcgcacAGCCGCACACTCCTGGAGTCTAAAATTCTAGCTAGATTGCATcgggagaaatctctgcagtgagctgctctgtCCCGAGATACTTTCATGTGTCTCTCTCGTatgaatcttttttaatttttgatgttgTATTGGAGGGCTTGATACCCATAAGTAGTATTGTTGGATCTTATGAAATATCCACAtggttttccacagaggctgaagcaGATAATATTGCCACCAAGAATCAATTAGGATTTCTGTTTTGACCACATCCcaaccaacactggttgtttctaatATTCTGTAGTTATTTGCTTGATACAGTCATTCTCACAAGTGTGAGATGACCCCTCATTGCCATTTCTTTGCATTTCCATAACAATGTGATAATGAATGGCACAGTTTTATATGCTTATTGGCTAATCATATGTCCATTTCATGGAAGTGTCTATTCTTGtcgtctatttttatttttgtttcactttatcGTGGGTATATCTCTGGTTTGGGCCttcattcagcagtgctcagggcttactcctgagtctgtgctctggaatcattcctCGAAGGTTCAAGGACCCTATGGAATACCACGGATCAAAGCTGGGTTAGCCAAATGCAAGATGTGTGCTTAGTACAGAGTTGTCTTTGGTACTTCGTTGTCTTCTGGTTGGTTATTTGCATAGAAAATCACAAGAGATGTGCAGTGGTGagaggacaggtgttggaacactatctagctgaaatccaatcatgaataactttgtaactgtgtatctcactgggattcaaacTTTGTAAcagtttctcactgtgattcaatttaaaataaaattttataacaatgaaataaaaccacAAGGGAGTGTTGTGTATTGGTTCTTTAGCTTTATACTTTAGCTATATTGGTTCTTCtttctaaaagctttttttttagtGGAGTCCTTAGATTTTTCCATGTATATTATTATTCATCTGCAAAGTGTTATAGTGCAAACTCTTCTAAACAAACAtggatttttaaagatttttcttgcATTACTGCCACAATGAGGAAAGCTAGAATTACATTGAATAATAGTGGAGGTGATGAACATACTTGCTTTTGTCTGTTTATGGGTTTGTTCCATGTGGCCATTAGTATATTGAAGTACAACCCTTTTTTATCCCTATTTTGATTAAGGATCTATTATGAATGAATGTTGAACCTTGCCAAAGCATTCAATCAACTGATGTTGTcatattacattatattacaACAAATAATCCTTTCCTTTGGTTGATATTGTGCACTACATTattcacatatattattttttccttgtgttcctggaatgaattccacttgatcatGGCACGATTGCCTTATTATGTTGGTAGAttatccctataaggatgccaatgacattcttcaaagaaatagacaaaacactcctgaaattcatatggaacaatatagccccacaaatagctaaagcaatgattgggaaaaataagatgggaggcatcaccttccccaacttcaaactgtactacaaagcagtagtaattaaaacagcatggtgttggcATAGAAACAGACCCGAagaccaatggagcagagttgaatattctgtcacagcctctcaaatatatgatcacttaatctttgataaaggagtaagaaatatgaagtggaacaaggaaagcctctttaacaagtggtgctgggaaaactggacagctacttgcatatcagacctgagtccataagatacatggaggaaaatgtaggcagagcccTCCATTgtattgaaactaaaagcatttttaaggatgaaacagcactgaccaagcaagtggaaacaaacataaacaaatgggacaatattaaactaagaagcttctgcacatcaaaagacagttaccaaaatacagaaaaagcccaaagaatgggaaggaattatacccaatacccatctgattggGTTTAATATCCTGGATACACAAGAGACTAGTGGAATTGTCCAAGAAAATCCCTCCAacgtgataaaaaaaaaaaacaggaaaaagaaagaacagaagcttcctaaaaaaagaaatgcaagtggACAAAAGGAACGTAaagaaatgctctacatcactaatcatcagagagatgcaagtcaaaacaacagtgagataacatatcacaccacagaaactggcatatGTCATaaagacaagaacaaccagtgctggcagaaatgtgtggagaaagggactctcattcattggtaatgggaatgccaactggttcggtcttcttggaaaacaacatgggcattttaaacaaattttttaaaatataatttatttatttttaattagtgaatcaccgtgaggtacagttaaaagatttatacatttttgtgctcatgtttcccccatagaaagttcgagaacccatcccttcaccagtgcccattctttagcaccagtaaacccagcatccctcccaccctccccagtcccgtctacccccaccccacactgccactatggcagggtattcccttttgttctctctctctgattaggtgttgtggtttgcaataaaggtattgagtggccattgtgttgactctctagtctacattcagcacgcatcacccttcccccgcatgacctccaaccacattttacttggtgttcccttctctgagttgaaacatgggcattttttaaaaaactagaaattgagcttccatatgactctgcaataccatttctgggaatatattctgagggtgcaaaaaagcgcagtagaaatgatatcttcacctgtatgttcattgcaacactgttcacaatagccagaatctggaaacaacccaagtgcccccaaacaaacaactggtttaaagaaactttggtacatctacacaatggaacaccaTGCTgcttttaggaaagatgaagtcatgaaattttcttataagtggatggtcatggagagtatccctctaaattaaatgagtcagaaagagagagacagacatagaatgactacactcatttgtggaacataaagtaacagaatatgagactgacaccaaggaCAGTGCGGACTGGGCAGGAATATTGTTCAATGGTTGGTagcctgactcatgagctgggggagaaggaagctggaatagacaagggatcactaagtcaatgatgattgaagggatcatttttgatgtgtgctgaaagtagataatggaccaaatgtgatagcctctcagtatctgtattgcaaaccacaatgcctaaaagtagagagaatgaggtaaattgtctcccatggaggcagggggaggggttagTTGGGAAGgggtgtactggggatattggtggtggaaaatgtgcactggtgttcaatcattgtatgactgaaactcaaacatgaaagttttttgtttttgttttttttttttgctttttgggtcacacccagcgatgctcaggggttactcctggctttgcactcaggaattattcctggcggtgcttgggggaccatatgggatgccggggatcgaacccgggtcggccgcgtgcaaggcaaacgccctacccactgtgctatcgctccggccccatcaaacatgaaagttttgtagctatctcatggagattcaattaataaaaagtaGATGCCTGACTTTTAAATGTAACTTCTAAGTCACTCCATTATCACAAATTACTTATGTATTTGGGACTGCCTATAAGATTTGCCTGGGACTGGATGCCAGCCATTGGATGTAACAAGGACATTCCCACAAAGATCAAGTTATCCCCCATCGCAGAAGACAGGACTTATAGCCCACCCGGGGGCAAAACTCCACCAGACATACCCCATCCTAGACCAGGGATCTAGAGCTCCATCCAAGAgagcaccccaataaacttctcctatttccttcactttattcacctctgtccctctttcGACATTGGACAGGGTTCTCAAGTCTATCACTATCTTTTCAGAGATGTGAGATTTCCAATTAGAAAATTTGACACAAGAAAGAATTCTCTATGTAACTCTTCACTTTTCAAACCAgctttcaggagccagagagctatTACAGAGGgaacagtgcttgccttgtaagcagcagacccaggtttaattcccaacaccacatgtgggaccctgagcaccaacaggtgtgatcctggagcacagagtctggagtaaaccctgagaaagtCAATATTCCTCTGCCCAGAGCTCTACCATAACTGGAAAAACGGGAGCTTGTTGAGATCACAGTCTCTCCCAGGAAGTGGGATTTTCCTGATAATTTAATCTTCCTCAACAAATAACCTGAGGGAAGGAAGTGTGGGGATACTCAGACAATGGAAAATTTGGAGCCAGGGGATCTGGAAAGAGAATTCAGGGctcagtctctctggccctgcctcaCGCCTTCCCTTCTTTGACCCACAGCACCGTGTATGTGCATAGCCTGTGTCAGAGCCAGAAGGACGCTCTGACAGCAGGATACGTGCCATGAACAACTGTCAGAGCCAGAGATTTTATTCTTGAGTTAATCCCCGACAGACTTGCCACGACAGTCCATGTTTTCATGTTTCTTCCTGTACTGCTCTTAAGATACTGTCTTCAGCAAACCCGTGAAGCAAATATAAGTTTCAAAGAAATGTCTCTTCAACTCAAAATGGAAATGAGGTTTCTAACAGCTCActaagagaggaggaggggacacAGGATTTATTTACTCCATTTGTAAATAAACCCAAGGCTTATTTCCTACTATGAATGAAGAAGAAACAAGTCAACAGACTGGGTAGAGAACGCATTTtcagcaaaaggaaaataaagatgattGTTATTAACCTCCTTCAAAGGAGCTAGCTTTTTAAATAGGTCATCCAGAACGTAATTGTATTGGGCAGTCCCACTCACACAATATCATAacatacaagaaaacaaaattcgtAACCAAATGGAAGAGGACATGAATCACGTATGACTAACGTAAAACAGTTGGTGACAAAATGGAGTGAcataagaaaggaaaggaaatattgtAATAAATGTAACCGTTCAGCAGTAGTATTTGAAAATCACGAGGAGGCAGTAGAGAGAACAATCATCATTTAGACTAATTGCAAACAATGTGAGTCCAGAAGTAAAGCCTGAGATATAGAGACAGATCATTTTTTTCTACAATCCACTGTCAtctctcctgtattatctcttgaaccattcaataaatttttattatatgaatGAATTAAATCAATCTATCACTTATGAcgctcctctctctctttgtctctgtctctctttgtttctgtatctctctctctgtttcactCTCTCCTATCCcctctcattttttccccaagagaagaaattttcttcttatgtaaattttttaggaaaattattctgcatgaatttttttaaattctagtatAGGTTTGGGATTCAGAGTTCCACTAAATTTAAGAGAATTTTGAGATCTCTGGCTGGggtatgtagggagccattttaccttactgatcttatcactagctaaccccatgccacacctagcaaaggttgccactcctaatattactgatcttatcctatcagcatttgtttattactagctaaatcccgtgccacactcTGCATTcctattgggggtcctggcaccacctcctcgcaacagggaggtataaatactgaaactgccatagaataaatgcctttcctccctcctccagccTCTGAGTCTGTTATTTTGGCTTcaccctacgaagggttctccctgctgaacagaacgagacctccacatcgacttccacagggATAAATATTAGGATTATAACTTCTGCAGTCCAACAATATAGTATCCTATTCTACTTCCAAATTTGATGGTTATGTAAATCTAGTGCAAATTATTTCTCCCAATCTCTATACACATAGTGAGATCAATCTTCATACACATAGTgagaagaaagtaaaagagaaagtaaaagcaATTCCCCATGTAGGGAGgcacttagtataggactaagttgaATAAATCAGTCTTATTGTGTTATTAAGAAAAGTAAGTCATACTGacacacaaccaaaataatgaaaTCAACTGGCTTGGCATGGGTgaggggagaatgggactctccttcactgttggtgggaatggcgactggtcaagcctttttggaaaacaatttggacagtccttcaaaaactacaaattgaacttccatatgacctcgcaataccacttctggggatatatcccgaggttgcaaaaaagcacaatagaaatgacatctgtacctatatgttcattgcagcactgtccacaatagccaaaatctggaaacaacccaagtgtctgagaacagatgattggttaaagaaactttggtacatctacacaatggaatactatgcagctgttaggagagatgaagtcatgaaattttcctataagtggatagacatggagagtatcatgctatgtgaaatgagtcagaaagagagggacagatattgaaggaatgcactcatctgtggagtataaaataacataacacaagactgccacccaaggacagtaaattgaagggtcaggaagattgctccatagttggaaacctgcctcatgagcaggtggggagagtacagctggaatatagaagggatcactaagaaaatgatgcttggaagaataattcgggatgggagatgagtgccgaaagtagataaagtgcCAGACATGATCACCTCTCTgaatctgcattgcaaactataatgcccaaaagtagagagaaaatataggaaatattgtctgccatgaagtcagtgggaaggtgggaaagttGGGGGTttacgggggatattggtggcgggaatgtgcactggtggagggatgtgtgtatgatcattgtgtgattataattcagacatgaaagcttgtaactatatctcacggagaatcaataaagttttataaaaagcTTATATCTCTGAGAATCTCACTGATTATTCCTTAAAACATCACTTCCTCATGAGTGGCAAAGTGACCCATTACATGTGAAATGGAAAATTAAGGGAGATTATAAGGCTTTACAAAGGTGCCATTAATGTATTTGAACTGAAGCACAAAGAAGTTGAAACGTATTAAGGGAGCTCCAAAAACCAATGAGTGGTGATTGTCAGGGGGTTGCAATCAGTTTGTAAACATCATGTAATATCTCAGATTAGAGCAGAACATACTGAAATTAAACAAGTCTCATATGCACATTTTTACATCAGCTTGACATCCAAATCATGATTCACTTACGTGACacatttaaattaagaaaatctcATTTATATTACTCTCAATATTCGATAAAGAAATCTTAATCTGTTGTATTTGCAAGTTTAGTTTaggtacttttaatattttattacccAACTGTATATAAACACAACGTTCCCCTTCAAATGTCCAATgtaatcattttttattaatgaaatttcCTGAGAGGTTATGTGAAGATTGTCCATAGAATTTGAAATTCTCTCCTAACAGAGAATACATCAATGTCACCAACACAGGTATGCTTTATTCCTCTTCAAAACCTTTCTAATAGCTGACTTAAAGGCTTtatttctcaggctgtagatcaTTGGATTGAATGTTGGTGGAACTACTGTATACATAATAGTGAGCAGAATGTCTGACACAGTTGGAGAGTCTGAATGAGATTTGAAGTACTCAAAGAAACCTGTAGAAAGAAACAATATGACAACAGCGAGGTGGGGAAGGCAAGTGGAAAAGGCcttagctctgccctcagcagatggcatcctcagcacagaaGTGAATATCCTCATGTAGGAGAATCCAATAAAGATAAGACAAAGAAATCCCACGAAAGCGATGAAGGCAGAAACACCAAGCTCACTGATATAGTCATTAGAACAGGACAGTTTCAGGATCTGGGGAATatcacagaagaactggtgaatgatGCGGGGGCCGCAGAAGCggatggagaaagtagctgccGTATTCatggctgcagagatggccccacTGACCCAGACGCTGGCGACCccatggacacaggttctgaTGTCAATGATGACGTCATAGTGCAGGGGCagacagatggccacatagcggtcataggacatcaacGTGAGCATGGCCATCTCAGCATCCGCACAGTGGATGAAAACAAAGCACTGTAAAACGCATTCCCAGAAGGAAATGTCTCCTCTGTGCAAGAAAGAGTTGATAATGAACCTTGGGACAGTCACGGAAATGTAGCAGAGATCCAgaaaggagagatgcttcaggaagaaatacatgggggactggagactgtcatccagggacgtggtggtgatgatgagcatgttgccaGTTAAAGCCAACAAGTAGAGAAGGAGGAACAGACAAGCACAGAATATTTCTAGCTCAGGCTTGGCAGAAAACCCTATGAGGAGAAACCCACTTGTCGTGAAATTAGCCATAGTCCATTAACTTCTTAAGGATGTTGGCTGCAAATCACAGGCCCTGCATGGATGCAGTACTGCCCAAATTCTCTAGAGTTGTAAAACAATGGTAAAttatacaaacaa is part of the Sorex araneus isolate mSorAra2 chromosome 2, mSorAra2.pri, whole genome shotgun sequence genome and harbors:
- the LOC129402379 gene encoding olfactory receptor 14J1-like, which encodes MANFTTSGFLLIGFSAKPELEIFCACLFLLLYLLALTGNMLIITTTSLDDSLQSPMYFFLKHLSFLDLCYISVTVPRFIINSFLHRGDISFWECVLQCFVFIHCADAEMAMLTLMSYDRYVAICLPLHYDVIIDIRTCVHGVASVWVSGAISAAMNTAATFSIRFCGPRIIHQFFCDIPQILKLSCSNDYISELGVSAFIAFVGFLCLIFIGFSYMRIFTSVLRMPSAEGRAKAFSTCLPHLAVVILFLSTGFFEYFKSHSDSPTVSDILLTIMYTVVPPTFNPMIYSLRNKAFKSAIRKVLKRNKAYLCW